In Myxocyprinus asiaticus isolate MX2 ecotype Aquarium Trade chromosome 16, UBuf_Myxa_2, whole genome shotgun sequence, a single window of DNA contains:
- the LOC127453927 gene encoding rho guanine nucleotide exchange factor 1-like isoform X5: MLLNFKRPSIVADKDKSNAIFGALSFYMKHLGVKTRALDNKKTKSGWRPYVPSVLKPWGGKPVKPVKQVQPDGKQARLDFEVKPPKQSFPPQPVAGNDVISPAGRKSIGGGSGSIHGSESSEGSTISVCITPSPDSQNGGNNNRSDPKPMPELGDVSPVITGVGLSICEPSFDIPPEDSQESVNVEGGLLPDGLVTGSPFDNFLPPEEIEPRLLELEQDPPNWRELASSENLGKLDKKETKRQEVINELFATEHAHVRMLSVLQTVFFRPLEREDIIRKDELYTIFPNLDEIIEMHYAFFENLKKLRQEDKFIVKTISTPLLNRFSGSEGEWFQKLTARFCSHQSWALEQIKSKQKKDPRFNAFILEAESKPQCRRLQLKDIIPIEMQRLTKYPLLLENIAKNTEDNTEKANITQAAECCRKILNHVNEEVKDMENLLILKEYQRRLDTSGLKPSNDLYTEYKNIDLTSRNMLFEGPLIWKVTKEKAIDVHCVLLSDLLVLLQKQDDKMVLKCQSKSNIAVQEGKQMLSPIIKLESVFLREVATDPKALYVIFTWDSGAQIYELVAQSTVERKNWTEVIKSAVDELKKRVGNKMDRHRAGSVPSSAIGPAYSASFNPPLSPTENGGGDLLKARSGRFKDNLVDEKVRDSGSSLIDYLAANGFDLLTHSHTPPEKSAIGALDELMNLKRRLVGSISLSDDSQTVGENGGAGPESQETDGCKSSVEESSVDGKVEREEDGGDGENNGEEERGISAPLVLSQECMEEVQGRLQSLEEQLKRLQTVEEDHHKLQELLAKYSLQGGHY, encoded by the exons ATGTTGCTTAACTTTAAACG CCCCTCCATTGTTGCCGACAAGGACAAAAG TAATGCAATCTTTGGAGCATTGTCCTTCTATATGAAGCACCTTGGTGTGAAGACCAGAGCACTTGACAACAAAAAGACTAAATCAGGATGGCGGCCATATGTCCCTTCTGTGTTAAAG CCATGGGGAGGTAAACCAGTCAAACCAGTCAAACAAGTCCAAC CTGATGGTAAGCAAGCTAGATTGGACTTTGAAG tAAAGCCCCCTAAACAAAGTTTCCCCCCTCAACCAGTTGCTGGGAATGATGTCATCTCCCCTGCAGGCCGAAAGTCTATTGGGGGAGGGTCAGGTAGTATCCATGGCTCGGAGAGCAGTGAAGGGTCAACCATCAGTGTCTGCATCACTCCCAGCCCAGATTCTCAAAATG GTGGCAACAACAATCGCTCAGACCCCAAACCAATGCCAGAGCTGGGCGATGTGTCTCCTGTTATCACAGGTGTAGGTCTCTCCATCTGTGAACCTTCTTTTGACATCCCTCCAGAGGACAGTCAAGAGAGTGTCAA TGTGGAAGGTGGATTGTTGCCTGATGGGCTTGTGACTGGGTCTCCCTTTGACAACTTCCTGCCGCCTGAGGAGATAGAGCCCCGCCTCTTGGAGCTTGAGCAGGACCCACCCAACTGGAGAGAACTTGCTTCCAGTGAGAATCTGGGCAAACTTGACAAGAAGGAGACCAAGAGACAAGAAGTCATTAATG AGTTGTTTGCGACAGAGCACGCTCATGTCCGTATGCTGAGTGTACTGCAGACAGTGTTTTTTCGTCCACTGGAGAGAGAAGACATTATAAGGAAGGATGAGCTTTATACCATCTTCCCAAACCTTGATGAGATCATAGAAATGCACT aTGCTTTCTTTGAGAACCTGAAAAAACTGCGTCAGGAAGACAAGTTCATTGTCAAAACCATAAGCACACCACTTCTCAACAGG TTCAGCGGGTCTGAGGGGGAATGGTTTCAGAAGCTTACTGCACGTTTCTGTAGTCACCAGTCCTGGGCTCTGGAGCAGATAAAGAGCAAACAGAAGAAGGACCCACGCTTTAATGCTTTCATTCTG gaaGCAGAAAGTAAGCCACAGTGTAGGAGGCTACAGCTGAAGGATATCATCCCCATAGAGATGCAAAGACTCACCAAGTATCCTCTTCTGCTGGAGAACATTGCCAAGAACACAG AGGATAACACAGAAAAAGCCAACATTACCCAAGCAGCAGAGTGCTGCCGCAAGATCCTCAACCACGTCAATGAAGAAGTCAAAGACATGGAGAACCTGCTG attttaaaggaatacCAGCGCAGATTGGACACCTCAGGACTGAAGCCAAGCAATGACCTCTACACTGAGTACAAG aaCATTGATCTTACCTCCAGGAATATGCTGTTTGAAGGGCCTCTGATATGGAAAGTGACCAAGGAAAAAGCAATCG ATGTGCACTGTGTATTGCTGTCAGACTTGCTGGTCTTACTGCAGAAGCAGGATGACAAGATGGTTTTGAAGTGTCAGAGCAAAAGTAACATCGCTGTTCAGGAAGGCAAACAGATGCTGAGTCCAATCATCAAACTGGAGTCTGTTTTTCTCAGAGAAGTAGCCACAG ACCCGAAGGCCCTCTACGTCATCTTTACTTGGGACAGCGGAGCACAGATCTATGAACTAGTGGCTCAGTCCACCGTGGAGAGAAAAAA TTGGACAGAAGTGATTAAGTCTGCAGTTGATGAGCTGAAGAAGAGAGTAGGGAACAAGATGGACAGACACAGAGCTGGCAGTGTGCCCAGCAGTGCCATTGGTCCTGCATACAGTGCAAg TTTTAATCCCCCTCTTAGCCCCACGGAGAACGGTGGTGGAGACTTGTTGAAAGCTCGCAGTG GGCGATTTAAGGATAATCTTGTTGATGAGAAGGTTAGAGATTCTGGTTCTTCACTCATAGACTACCTAGCTGCCAATGGATTTGACCTGCTCACCCACAGCCACACTCCTCCAGAGAAGTCTGCTATTGGTGCTTTGGACGAAC TCATGAATTTGAAGAGGCGGTTGGTTGGGAGTATTAGCCTGTCAGATGACTCTCAGACTGTTGGGGAGAATGGAGGGGCAGGCCCTGAAAGCCAGGAGACAGATGGATGTAAGTCATCAG TGGAGGAATCCAGTGTAGATGGAAAAGTTGAAAGAGAGGAGGATGGGGGAGATGGAGAGAATAACGGAGAAGAAGAAAGAGGGATCAGTGCTCCTCTAGTCCTGTCTCAGGAATGCATGGAGGAGGTGCAGGGGAGACTACAGTCTCTTGAGGAGCAACTGAAGAGACTGCAG ACTGTTGAGGAGGACCATCATAAGTTGCAAGAACTCCTTGCTAAATATTCACTTCAGGGGGGCCATTACTGA
- the LOC127453568 gene encoding B-cell antigen receptor complex-associated protein alpha chain, translating to MEFGLIFFLYFWAAVANGKHAELKLEADQPFQRVPLTDDATIQCCYRCKEKLQARWIMKLYTNNGTTVSRFVNLTEEDKPRSGANGVICHSLVLKNVHINDTGLYMCYLNYSFLGIDIFTHGTFLQVYKPLYKTLNLSENAKNSIITAEGVLLLLCVLIPGTMLLCKSKRLNELEGKKRREEENIYEGLNLDDCNSTYHQIQRSQIQGPYQDVASCGDDIQLEKP from the exons ATGGAGTTTGGATTGATCTTTTTCTTATATTTCTGGGCAG CTGTTGCCAATGGAAAACATGCAGAGCTGAAACTGGAGGCAGATCAGCCGTTTCAGCGTGTCCCTCTAACCGATGACGCCACAATCCAATGCTGCTACCGTTGTAAGGAGAAACTCCAAGCCAGGTGGATCATGAAACTTTACACAAATAATGGCACCACAGTGAGCAGATTTGTAAATCTGACAGAGGAGGATAAGCCAAGGTCTGGTGCAAATGGAGTCATATGCCATTCATTGGTACTGAAGAACGTCCATATCAATGACACAGGCCTGTACATGTGTTACCTGAATTACAGCTTTCTTGGCATTGACATCTTTACTCATGGCACCTTCCTCCAAGTCTACA AACCCTTATACAAGACCCTGAACCTCAGTGAAAATGCCAAGAACAGCATCATTACAGCAGAGGGGGTATTGCTGCTACTGTGCGTGCTGATTCCTGGCACCATGCTCCTCTGTAAG TCAAAGAGGCTGAATGAACTGGAGGGAAAGAAAAGAAGGGAGGAGGAGAATATCTATGAG GGTCTAAACCTGGATGACTGCAACTCAACGTACCATCAAATTCAACGCTCCCAAATCCAAGGCCCTTATCAGGATGTGGCCAGCTGTGGAGATGACATTCAGCTGGAGAAGCCCTAG